CGACCACGTCCACCTCCAGGTTGACGGTGTCGCCCGGCGAGCGCCGGCCGAGGGTGGTCAGCTCCAGCGTCGTGGGGATGAGGCTCACCGAGAACTCGGTCTCGGAGACGTCCACGACGGTCAGCGACACGCCGTCCACCGTGATCGAGCCCTTCTCCACCACGTAGCGGGACAGCCGCGGCGGCAGTCCGATGTGGACGACCTCCCAGTGCTCGGCCTTCTCCCTGGCCAGCACGGCGCCCGTGCCGTCCACGTGGCCCTGCACGATGTGGCCGCCCAGCCGCTGGCCGACGGCCGCGGCGCGCTCCAGGTTGACCT
This region of Saccharothrix longispora genomic DNA includes:
- a CDS encoding riboflavin synthase; amino-acid sequence: MFTGIVEELGEVVAVADLPDAARVTIAGPLVTSDAKHGDSIAVNGVCLTVVDVEGGAFTADVMRETLTRSSLAKVAEGDKVNLERAAAVGQRLGGHIVQGHVDGTGAVLAREKAEHWEVVHIGLPPRLSRYVVEKGSITVDGVSLTVVDVSETEFSVSLIPTTLELTTLGRRSPGDTVNLEVDVVAKYVERLAQPHLRAEETR